Proteins from one Panicum virgatum strain AP13 chromosome 7K, P.virgatum_v5, whole genome shotgun sequence genomic window:
- the LOC120640091 gene encoding protein ALP1-like, translating into MDSWEEEVRRFMLEEEEEDDELFFVLVPALQLGMYDEKEPEHTSILTGPKYVKEVLEGHERWCKVDFRMESEIFRAIVHLLRVENLLRDTRGVMIEEQFAMFMFMLSHNASTERLKKRFQHSGETRHRKITEFFDIIPALTHKFLKLPDVYQTHVKIASDPRYMPFFQNCIGAIDGTHIPITIAEEKAPPYRNRKGTLSQNVMCTCDFDLKFTFISCGWEGSASDAGVLRSARNKGFNVPVGKFYLVDAGYANTPSFIAPYRGVRYHLSEFRRHRSYANYKELFNHRHAQLRNHIERAFGVLKKRFPILKVGTFHPIENQIKIPAAVAAFHNIIRGYNGDEGWLDHQPNNIDPSDYVELPEGDDEYPNEVESIDGNTLRDQIAHQMWAAYNN; encoded by the exons ATGGACTCTTGGGAAGAGGAAGTTAGGAGATTCAtgttagaggaagaagaagaggatgatgaATTATTTTTTGTTCTGGTCCCCGCACTTCAATTGGGCATGTATGATGAGAAAGAGCCAGAGCACACCTCAATTTTGACCGGTCCAAAATATGTCAAAGAAGTCTTAGAAGGTCATGAGAGGTGGTGTAAAGTGGACTTTAGGATGGAGTCTGAGATTTTTAGAGCTATAGTACACTTGCTTAGAGTGGAGAATCTATTACGTGACACGCGTGGTGTTATGATTGAAGAGCAGTTTGCAATGTTTATGTTCATGCTCTCTCATAATGCGAGCACCGAGAGGCTAAAAAAGAGATTCCAACATAGCGGTGAGACTAGACATAGAAAAATTACAGAGTTCTTCGATATAATTCCAGCCCTTACTCATAAGTTTCTGAAGCTTCCAGATGTATACCAAACACATGTCAAGATTGCGTCCGACCCTCGATATATGCCTTTCTTCCAG AACTGCATTGGTGCTATAGATGGCACCCACATCCCTATCACCATTGCAGAAGAAAAGGCACCTCCTTACAGAAACAGGAAAGGAACATTGTCACAAAATGTGATGTGCACATGTGATTTTGATCTGAAATTCACTTTCATATCATGTGGATGGGAGGGATCCGCATCTGATGCAGGAGTTCTACGGTCTGCTCGTAATAAGGGATTTAATGTGCCGGTGGGGAAGTTCTACCTTGTTGATGCTGGATATGCAAATACACCCTCGTTCATTGCTCCATATAGAGGAGTTAGATACCACCTTAGTGAGTTTAGGAGGCATAGGTCATATGCAAACTATAAAGAATTATTCAACCATCGGCATGCACAACTGCGTAATCACATTGAAAGGGCTTTTGGCGTGCTGAAAAAGCGATTTCCAATTCTGAAAGTGGGTACATTCCATCCCATTGAAAACCAAATTAAAAttccagcagcagtagcagcattTCACAATATTATTAGAGGGTATAATGGGGATGAAGGGTGGCTGGATCACCAACCAAACAATATCGACCCATCTGATTACGTTGAGCTACCAGAGGGTGATGATGAATACCCAAATGAAGTGGAATCAATCGATGGAAACACCTTGCGAGACCAAATTGCCCATCAGATGTGGGCTGCATACAATAATTAA
- the LOC120640815 gene encoding uncharacterized protein LOC120640815, giving the protein MSGDVSRAAWNSTFEKGLVEILHEYKDNPKYKGQNSWSSEGWRIITAKFNESFPIAHFTKQQIQEKEKELKGNYRTLRDAKKESGNGWNESLCMILAEPKIWEKLIKNHPKVAKFCKKPFPLFYQLEALYEGSIATGNLNFTSIQQKDPFDDAPMAAPRVAPMAAPRVAPMAAPAERSISEQSFHSDLRDFGNNLYASSFDGQGTSSARNEQNEAQSAPSEGGSGRKRKQSHIGSALEDYVEFKKSQTSKTLEALNEKKKRAEEFCFEKCDDQVDSINELTNDEKSYAMELFESDTNREVFMKTKNPEVRLIWLKRKIRALAANSA; this is encoded by the exons ATGTCAGGTGATGTTTCAAGGGCTGCTTGGAACTCCACATTCGAGAAAGGGCTTGTTGAAATATTACATGAGTACAAGGATAACCCAAAATATAAAGGTCAGAATAGTTGGTCATCAGAAGGGTGGAGGATTATCACAGCCAAGTTCAATGAGAGCTTTCCCATAGCTCACTTCACAAAGCAACAAATTCAAGAAAAGGAGAAGGAGCTTAAAGGTAACTACAGGACACTAAGAGATGCAAAAAAGGAAAGTGGTAATGGCTGGAATGAATCTTTGTGCATGATACTTGCCGAACCAAAAATCTGGGAGAAGTTAATTAAG AACCATCCAAAAGTAGCAAAGTTTTGCAAAAAGCCATTCCCTCTCTTTTACCAATTGGAAGCACTATATGAAG GAAGTATTGCCACAGGGAATCTAAACTTCACTTCAATTCAGCAAAAGGATCCTTTTGACGATGCTCCTATGGCTGCTCCAAGGGTTGCTCCTATGGCTGCTCCAAGGGTTGCTCCTATGGCTGCTCCTGCTGAGAGAAGTATCTCGGAACAAAGCTTCCACAGTGATCTTAGAGACTTTGGCAATAATCTGTATGCTTCAAGTTTTGATGGCCAAGGGACCTCAAGTGCACGCAATGAACAAAATGAAGCTCAATCTGCTCCAAGTGAAGGAGGAAGTGGGAGAAAGCGTAAGCAAAGTCACATTGGATCTGCGCTTGAGGATTATGTGGAGTTTAAAAAGAGTCAAACAAGCAAAACTTTGGAAGCtctaaatgaaaagaaaaagcgTGCTGAGGAATTTTGTTTTGAGAAGTGTGATGATCAAGTGGATTCTATaaatgaattaacaaatgatgAGAAGTCATATGCTATGGAGCTCTTTGAATCTGATACAAATAGAGAAGTGTTCATGAAGACCAAAAATCCTGAAGTTCGTCTAATTTGGCTAAAGAGAAAAATCAG AGCACTTGCTGCAAACAGTGCATAG